In the genome of Mycobacterium kansasii ATCC 12478, one region contains:
- a CDS encoding adenylate/guanylate cyclase domain-containing protein translates to MTSGEATDSVPEAPAPVRTSIIPKRLRKESRRRPRFRVSIQSKLMVLLLLSSIVSVAAVVIVGYQTGRASLREAAYERLTELRESQKRAIETLFSDLTNSLVIYARGLTVVQAVAQFTAGFDQLADATINPAQQQAIVNYYNNQLIKPVERTTGEKLDITALLPTSPAQKYLQAYYTAPFTSDQDSMRFDDAGDGSAWSAANARFNGYFREIVTRFDYDDAVLLDTRGNIVYSLSKDPDLGTNILTGPYRESNLRDAYLKALGANAVDFTWITDFKPYQPQLDVPTAWLVAPVQADGRTQGVIALPLPIAKINRIMTANQQWQSAGMGRGTETYLAGPDSLMRSDSRLFVEDPDEYRRQSVAAGTPLDVVNRAIQLGGTTLLQPVASAGLRAAQRGQTGTITATDYTDNKELEAYAPLDVPNSDLHWSILATRDNSEAFAAVAAFSRALVLVTVAIILGICVASMLIAQAMVRPVRRLEAGTQKISAGDYDVTIPVTTRDEIGDLTAAFNEMSRNLEIKEGLLNEQRRENDRLLLSMMPEPVVQRYREGEKTIAQEHQDVAVIFADILGLDDISRDLSGNELVGIVDDLFRQFDSAAESLGVERIRTLHNGYLASCGVTTPRLDNVARTIDFALEMRRIIDRFNRQTGHELRLRAGINTGNVISGLVGRSSVVYDMWGAAVSLAYQTHSGSPQPGIYVTSPVYEAMRDVRQFTPAGTISVGGVDQPIYRLSERS, encoded by the coding sequence GTGACATCGGGCGAGGCAACAGATTCCGTGCCGGAGGCACCCGCCCCGGTCCGCACGAGCATCATCCCCAAGCGCCTGAGAAAGGAGAGCCGCCGCCGCCCGCGGTTCCGGGTGAGCATCCAGTCCAAGCTCATGGTGCTGCTGCTGCTGTCGAGCATCGTTTCAGTGGCCGCGGTCGTTATCGTCGGTTACCAAACCGGCCGTGCCTCACTTCGGGAAGCAGCATACGAACGGTTGACCGAGTTGCGCGAATCGCAGAAGCGGGCAATCGAGACGCTGTTTTCCGACCTGACCAATTCGCTGGTCATCTATGCGCGCGGCTTGACGGTGGTGCAGGCCGTCGCGCAGTTCACCGCGGGTTTCGACCAATTGGCCGACGCGACCATCAACCCGGCCCAGCAGCAGGCGATCGTCAACTACTACAACAACCAGCTCATCAAACCGGTGGAACGAACGACGGGCGAAAAGCTCGATATCACCGCGTTGCTGCCGACGTCGCCCGCCCAGAAGTATCTGCAGGCCTACTACACCGCGCCGTTCACGTCGGATCAGGACTCGATGCGATTCGACGACGCCGGTGACGGCAGCGCATGGTCGGCCGCCAACGCGCGATTCAACGGCTACTTCCGCGAAATCGTCACCCGGTTCGATTACGACGATGCGGTGTTGCTGGACACCCGGGGCAATATCGTCTACAGCCTGAGCAAGGATCCCGACCTGGGCACCAACATCCTGACCGGGCCGTACCGGGAATCCAACCTGCGCGACGCCTACCTTAAAGCGCTGGGCGCCAACGCCGTTGACTTCACCTGGATCACCGACTTCAAGCCGTATCAGCCGCAACTGGACGTACCGACGGCGTGGCTGGTGGCACCGGTTCAGGCCGACGGGAGAACCCAAGGTGTGATCGCCCTGCCGCTGCCGATCGCCAAGATCAACCGGATCATGACCGCCAACCAGCAGTGGCAGTCCGCGGGCATGGGCCGGGGCACGGAGACCTATCTCGCGGGCCCGGACAGTCTCATGCGTTCTGATTCGCGGCTCTTCGTGGAAGACCCCGACGAGTACCGGCGACAATCGGTGGCCGCGGGCACCCCGCTCGACGTGGTTAACCGCGCGATCCAACTCGGTGGCACGACGCTGCTACAGCCCGTTGCAAGCGCGGGTTTGCGCGCCGCTCAGCGCGGTCAGACCGGAACCATCACCGCCACCGACTACACCGACAACAAAGAGTTGGAGGCCTACGCGCCGCTGGATGTGCCCAACTCCGACCTGCACTGGTCGATTCTGGCAACACGCGACAACTCCGAGGCATTCGCCGCGGTGGCCGCGTTCAGCAGGGCCCTGGTGTTGGTCACCGTGGCCATCATTCTCGGCATCTGTGTCGCTTCGATGCTGATCGCCCAGGCGATGGTGCGGCCGGTCCGTCGGCTGGAGGCCGGCACCCAGAAGATCAGCGCCGGCGACTACGACGTCACCATTCCGGTAACCACGCGTGACGAAATCGGTGATCTCACAGCGGCTTTCAACGAGATGAGCCGAAACCTGGAAATCAAGGAGGGTCTGCTCAACGAACAGCGCCGGGAAAACGACCGGCTGCTGCTGTCGATGATGCCCGAGCCGGTGGTGCAGCGTTACCGCGAGGGGGAGAAGACCATTGCCCAGGAGCACCAAGACGTCGCGGTGATCTTTGCCGACATCCTGGGGCTGGACGATATTTCCAGGGACCTCTCGGGCAACGAGCTGGTCGGAATCGTCGACGACTTGTTCCGGCAGTTCGACTCGGCGGCGGAATCCCTTGGGGTCGAACGGATTCGCACATTGCACAACGGTTACCTGGCCAGTTGTGGGGTGACCACGCCGCGGCTGGACAATGTCGCGCGGACCATCGACTTCGCGCTGGAAATGCGGCGCATCATCGACCGGTTCAACCGACAAACAGGTCACGAACTCCGCCTGCGGGCCGGTATCAACACCGGCAACGTCATTAGCGGGCTGGTCGGCCGATCCAGCGTCGTCTATGACATGTGGGGCGCCGCGGTGAGCCTGGCTTACCAAACGCACAGTGGCTCACCGCAACCCGGAATCTACGTCACCTCGCCGGTGTACGAGGCGATGCGGGATGTGCGGCAGTTCACCCCGGCGGGCACCATCTCCGTCGGCGGAGTAGACCAGCCGATCTACCGATTGTCGGAGCGATCATGA
- a CDS encoding AAA family ATPase produces the protein MTAIRVQPNHHDVDAAQRSIAALSHAFSTKVVGQDNLRESLLIGLLAGGHVLIESVPGLAKTTAARVIAESIRGRFQRIQCTPDLLPSDILGTQVYEAETNSFATQLGPVHANIVLLDEINRSSAKTQSAMLEAMEERQTTIAGTVYPIPQPFLVIATQNPVDQEGTYPLSEAQTDRFMLKDIVRYPTAQEEVEVMVRRDAGIYDKDRPIDPVIGLDDVRRLQAVVRGIHMDPALMHYASQLVAVTRNPSQFLPPQLARVIEYGASPRATIAFCESARALALLRGRNHVRPEDIQHLAHRVLGHRLILGFEASSAKITPQVAVDAVLQAVRVP, from the coding sequence ATGACCGCAATCCGAGTGCAACCCAACCATCACGACGTCGATGCCGCCCAGCGCAGCATCGCCGCGCTGTCACATGCATTCAGCACCAAGGTGGTTGGGCAGGATAATCTGCGTGAGTCGCTGTTGATCGGGCTGCTCGCCGGCGGTCATGTGTTGATCGAAAGCGTTCCGGGACTTGCCAAAACGACAGCCGCCAGGGTAATCGCCGAATCGATCCGCGGCCGGTTCCAGCGCATCCAATGCACGCCGGACCTATTGCCCAGCGATATTCTCGGCACCCAGGTGTACGAAGCGGAAACGAACTCGTTCGCCACCCAGCTGGGTCCGGTGCATGCCAACATCGTGCTGCTCGATGAGATCAACCGCTCGAGCGCCAAGACTCAAAGCGCGATGCTCGAGGCGATGGAGGAACGCCAGACCACCATCGCGGGAACGGTCTACCCGATACCGCAGCCGTTCCTGGTGATCGCCACCCAAAACCCGGTGGACCAGGAGGGCACCTATCCGCTATCAGAGGCCCAGACCGACCGCTTCATGCTCAAAGACATCGTGCGCTATCCGACTGCGCAGGAAGAAGTGGAGGTCATGGTCCGCCGCGATGCCGGTATCTACGACAAAGACCGTCCGATCGATCCGGTGATCGGACTGGACGATGTGCGCCGGCTGCAAGCGGTGGTGCGCGGCATCCACATGGATCCCGCCTTGATGCACTACGCAAGCCAACTGGTTGCCGTCACTCGCAACCCGTCGCAGTTCTTACCGCCGCAACTGGCCCGAGTGATCGAATACGGCGCCTCGCCGCGGGCCACCATTGCATTCTGCGAAAGCGCCCGCGCGCTGGCACTGCTGCGTGGCCGCAACCACGTGCGGCCGGAAGACATTCAGCATCTGGCCCATCGGGTGTTGGGACATCGCTTGATTCTGGGCTTCGAAGCCAGCAGCGCAAAAATCACCCCGCAAGTTGCGGTCGACGCAGTCCTGCAAGCGGTGCGGGTGCCCTGA
- a CDS encoding DUF4878 domain-containing protein, whose protein sequence is MTLGAGGAVLVVVAIVLVITLAGRGGPGGGGSAGDAVKGYLQALARGDAEAALSYGADLPATKELLTDEVLKKQIAQWPISNIRILSDDSTGAGAAVGFAQVHVVANFGDKVSDTTLSMKKDHGSWKLPSAAIKVKPGLVGDRDAAGKTVTFFGKPVGDSTVYVFPGWIDVGTTNPYITVTAKPILLDQVSLISETWIQPTFVLSDKGRDAAKDQLAAAMAKCQKSNLLAPPGCPMSVDPYGLADGTAAWGPADISAVKFDSFDPYRLALMFFGEVKAPITVRTTGGATKQGEASQFLSGTADLAKTPPELSFR, encoded by the coding sequence GTGACGCTGGGTGCTGGCGGCGCGGTGCTCGTGGTGGTGGCCATTGTCTTGGTCATCACCCTGGCCGGCCGAGGCGGCCCGGGCGGCGGCGGGTCGGCCGGCGATGCGGTCAAAGGTTATCTGCAGGCGCTCGCCCGCGGGGATGCCGAGGCGGCTCTGTCCTACGGCGCTGACCTGCCGGCCACCAAAGAACTACTCACCGACGAGGTCCTCAAAAAGCAGATCGCGCAATGGCCGATCAGCAATATCAGGATTCTCAGCGATGACTCGACGGGGGCCGGTGCCGCGGTCGGCTTCGCTCAGGTGCATGTGGTCGCCAACTTCGGGGACAAGGTTTCCGACACCACCCTGTCGATGAAGAAGGACCACGGTAGCTGGAAACTTCCCTCGGCGGCGATCAAGGTCAAGCCCGGACTTGTCGGCGACAGGGATGCTGCCGGCAAGACGGTGACATTCTTCGGTAAGCCCGTCGGTGACTCCACGGTGTATGTGTTTCCCGGCTGGATCGACGTAGGCACGACCAACCCGTACATCACAGTGACGGCGAAACCAATTTTGCTGGACCAGGTTTCGCTGATCAGCGAAACCTGGATACAGCCGACCTTCGTGCTGTCGGACAAGGGCCGCGACGCGGCGAAAGACCAGCTCGCCGCGGCGATGGCCAAGTGTCAAAAGTCCAACCTGCTGGCCCCGCCCGGCTGCCCGATGAGCGTGGATCCCTACGGCTTGGCCGACGGCACCGCCGCGTGGGGGCCCGCGGATATCAGCGCAGTCAAATTCGACAGCTTCGATCCCTATCGGCTGGCGCTGATGTTTTTCGGCGAGGTCAAAGCGCCGATAACGGTCAGGACCACCGGGGGCGCCACCAAGCAGGGCGAGGCAAGCCAATTCCTTTCGGGCACCGCTGATCTGGCCAAGACACCGCCGGAATTGAGTTTTCGATGA
- a CDS encoding esterase — protein MRIKVPLVVLAVVALGSPGIAAAAPKTYCDELKGTTTGQVCQIQVSDPAYTINISLPSNYPDQKALQSYVAQTRDDFLNVAKSSAPRDAPYQLEITSTNYESAIPPRGTQSLVLKVVQNVGSGQPTTKYKAFNWDQGYRKPITYDTLWQPKTDPLPTVFPIVQTALQKQTGQQVAPTAGLDPANYQNFAITNDGVTFFFNPGELLPESAGPVQASVPRSAIDSMLA, from the coding sequence ATGCGAATCAAAGTGCCCCTGGTTGTCCTGGCCGTCGTCGCGCTCGGCAGTCCCGGAATCGCCGCGGCCGCACCCAAGACCTACTGCGACGAGCTGAAGGGCACCACTACTGGCCAGGTATGCCAGATTCAGGTTTCGGATCCGGCATACACCATCAATATCAGCCTCCCGAGTAACTACCCCGACCAGAAGGCGCTGCAAAGCTACGTCGCCCAGACGCGAGACGACTTCCTCAACGTCGCCAAATCGTCCGCTCCCCGCGATGCGCCCTACCAGTTGGAGATCACCTCGACCAACTACGAATCGGCGATACCGCCTCGCGGCACCCAGTCCTTGGTGCTCAAGGTCGTTCAGAACGTCGGCAGCGGGCAGCCCACGACGAAGTACAAGGCGTTCAACTGGGATCAGGGATATCGCAAGCCGATCACCTACGACACGCTGTGGCAGCCCAAAACCGACCCGCTACCGACCGTCTTCCCCATCGTGCAAACCGCCCTGCAAAAGCAGACCGGACAGCAGGTAGCGCCCACAGCCGGTTTGGATCCCGCGAATTACCAAAATTTCGCCATCACCAACGACGGGGTGACGTTTTTCTTCAACCCGGGTGAGCTGCTGCCCGAGTCCGCCGGCCCCGTCCAGGCATCGGTCCCGCGCTCCGCTATCGACTCGATGCTGGCTTAA
- a CDS encoding adenylate/guanylate cyclase domain-containing protein codes for MTSGQPTQPVSQEEPAPTGNRGRRLLRLFRVGIQSKLLVTLLLCSIMSVAVVGLTGYVTGRNALQQVATERLLELRESHKRQLEGLFGEFTNSLEVYSSGFSAVQAIEAFTDGFNQLSNATISPAQQESIVNYYSNAVVKPISQLTGDDVDINALLPTSNSQKYLQANYTPQCASATESVSCSDAGDGSTWSAANARYNDFFRGIVTRFDYRDALLLDLHGNVVYTVSKGPDLGTNIFTGPYRETVLRDAYRKALRSNNVNFVWITDFQQYQPQLDAPTAWVVSPIGMAGKIEGVMALPLPISKINDIMNAHKHWEAVGMGRSTETYLVGPDNLMRSDSRLFLQDRDKYQREAIAGGTPRDVVDSAIRLGTTVLVQPVPSAGVRYAERGQTGVTKDTDYLGNRELQAYAPVDVPNSDLHWSILATRDDWDAYQRLSTFGKTLVLAVAGITLAICVVSMLLAKLLVRPIRRLEAGTERISAGDYEVTVPVRSRDELGDLTAAFNEMSRNLKIKEELLNEQRKENDRLLLSLMPAPVVQRYREGVQTVAQEHQDVAVIFADMVGLDDMSDDLSGDELVAVVNELFRQFDSAAEALGVERIRTFHNGYLASCGATTPRLDNIHRSVDFAIEIQRIIDRFNSRSRHKLRLRVGVNTGKVISGLVGRASLAYDMWGAAVSLAYQMHSGSPQPGIYVTSQVYEAMRDIWKFVPAGTISVGGSEQQIWRLVERQ; via the coding sequence GTGACATCGGGGCAGCCAACGCAACCGGTATCCCAAGAAGAGCCCGCCCCAACCGGGAATCGAGGGCGGCGGCTGCTGCGGTTGTTCCGGGTGGGCATCCAGTCGAAATTGTTGGTGACGCTGCTGCTCTGCAGCATCATGTCGGTGGCGGTCGTCGGCCTCACCGGATATGTGACCGGGCGCAACGCGTTACAGCAAGTGGCAACGGAGCGGTTGCTCGAACTGCGGGAGTCCCACAAGCGACAGCTGGAGGGGCTTTTCGGCGAGTTCACCAATTCCCTGGAGGTATATAGCAGCGGTTTCAGTGCCGTCCAGGCGATCGAGGCTTTCACCGACGGCTTCAACCAGTTGTCCAACGCCACGATCAGCCCGGCCCAGCAGGAGTCGATCGTCAATTACTACAGCAATGCGGTGGTCAAACCGATCAGTCAGCTGACCGGTGACGATGTCGACATCAATGCGCTGCTGCCGACCTCCAACTCGCAGAAGTACCTTCAGGCCAACTACACCCCACAGTGCGCGTCGGCGACCGAATCGGTGTCGTGCAGCGACGCCGGTGACGGCAGCACCTGGTCGGCGGCCAATGCCCGCTACAACGACTTCTTCCGCGGGATCGTCACCCGCTTCGACTATCGAGACGCGTTGTTGCTCGATCTTCACGGCAATGTCGTCTACACCGTGAGCAAAGGCCCAGACCTGGGTACCAACATCTTCACCGGGCCCTATCGGGAAACGGTCTTGCGGGACGCGTACCGAAAAGCGTTGCGCTCCAACAACGTTAACTTCGTGTGGATCACCGATTTCCAGCAGTATCAGCCGCAGCTGGACGCTCCCACCGCATGGGTGGTGTCGCCGATCGGGATGGCCGGCAAGATCGAAGGCGTTATGGCGTTGCCGCTGCCGATATCGAAGATCAACGACATCATGAACGCCCACAAGCACTGGGAAGCCGTCGGCATGGGCCGCTCGACTGAGACCTACCTGGTGGGCCCGGACAATTTGATGCGTTCCGATTCACGGCTGTTCCTGCAAGACCGAGACAAGTATCAACGGGAGGCGATAGCGGGCGGCACTCCACGCGACGTGGTGGACAGCGCGATCCGGCTGGGAACCACCGTTCTGGTGCAGCCGGTCCCGAGCGCGGGGGTTCGGTACGCCGAACGCGGACAGACCGGCGTCACGAAGGACACCGACTACCTGGGCAATCGGGAGCTGCAGGCCTACGCGCCGGTGGATGTGCCGAACTCCGATCTACACTGGTCGATCCTGGCCACCAGGGACGACTGGGATGCCTATCAGCGGCTGTCCACGTTCGGCAAGACTCTGGTACTGGCAGTCGCGGGGATCACCTTGGCGATCTGCGTGGTATCGATGCTGCTTGCCAAGCTGCTCGTGCGCCCGATCCGACGGCTGGAGGCCGGCACCGAGAGAATCAGCGCCGGCGACTACGAGGTAACCGTTCCGGTGCGGTCACGCGACGAACTCGGTGATCTCACTGCGGCTTTCAACGAGATGAGCCGCAACCTCAAGATAAAAGAGGAGTTGCTCAATGAGCAACGCAAGGAAAACGATCGCTTGCTGCTGTCACTGATGCCCGCACCGGTCGTGCAGCGGTATCGCGAGGGAGTGCAGACCGTCGCGCAGGAACACCAGGACGTCGCCGTCATCTTCGCCGACATGGTGGGGCTCGACGACATGTCCGACGACCTGTCCGGAGACGAACTGGTCGCCGTCGTCAACGAACTTTTCCGGCAGTTCGACTCGGCGGCCGAAGCGCTTGGCGTGGAAAGGATTCGAACGTTCCACAACGGCTACCTGGCCAGCTGCGGTGCCACCACCCCGCGGCTGGACAACATCCACCGAAGCGTTGACTTCGCCATCGAGATCCAGCGCATCATCGACAGATTCAACAGCCGGTCCCGACACAAGCTCCGGCTGCGGGTCGGCGTCAATACCGGGAAGGTCATCAGCGGCTTGGTCGGTCGCGCCAGCCTCGCCTACGACATGTGGGGTGCCGCGGTAAGCTTGGCCTACCAAATGCACAGTGGCTCACCGCAACCCGGCATCTATGTCACTTCACAGGTGTACGAGGCGATGCGCGACATCTGGAAGTTCGTGCCGGCCGGCACCATCTCGGTCGGCGGTTCGGAGCAGCAAATCTGGCGGTTGGTGGAACGCCAATGA
- a CDS encoding DUF58 domain-containing protein → MGKHLNRAKLYFGTDTRGLLDGGRYALLHTRSLEFDDLRPYVAGDDIRDIDWKASARSGSVLIKRYVSEKHHKILLIADTGRNMTALAPSGEVKRDVALHVIGAIGLITLGRSDELGMVYGDSRGSANIRARRGETHIESLLQRFYTHTCSQPATSDIVTQLTYVATGYRRRMLIIVISDEPDADRRLAVALQQLSGRHDLMWAMVSDMPAVGSAEGERDGYDVATGGYVLNGATLGPRIIDAYRRREAARIAELDEFLTTQGVQSTRIGGSAEIRAKIVALTEAFQHAG, encoded by the coding sequence ATGGGCAAGCACCTCAATCGGGCCAAATTGTATTTCGGTACCGACACTCGTGGTCTTCTCGACGGAGGTCGCTACGCGTTGCTGCATACACGCAGCCTGGAATTCGACGACCTGCGCCCCTATGTGGCCGGCGACGACATCCGCGACATCGACTGGAAAGCCTCCGCGCGCTCCGGGTCGGTACTGATCAAACGCTATGTCTCCGAAAAGCACCACAAGATCTTGCTGATCGCCGACACCGGCCGGAACATGACCGCGCTGGCACCGAGCGGCGAGGTCAAACGCGACGTCGCGCTGCACGTGATCGGCGCGATCGGGTTGATCACGCTGGGCCGCTCCGACGAGCTGGGCATGGTGTACGGGGACTCCCGCGGCAGCGCCAACATTCGGGCGCGCCGCGGCGAAACCCACATCGAGAGCCTGCTGCAGCGCTTCTACACCCACACCTGCAGCCAGCCCGCCACCAGTGACATCGTTACCCAATTGACCTACGTAGCAACGGGTTACCGTCGCCGCATGCTGATCATCGTGATCTCTGATGAACCCGACGCCGATCGCCGGCTCGCCGTCGCGCTGCAACAGCTGTCCGGACGTCACGACCTGATGTGGGCGATGGTCTCCGACATGCCCGCCGTGGGATCCGCCGAGGGCGAACGTGACGGCTACGACGTGGCTACTGGGGGTTATGTCCTCAACGGCGCCACCCTGGGGCCCCGCATCATCGACGCCTATCGTCGCCGCGAAGCCGCGCGTATCGCCGAACTGGACGAGTTCCTGACAACCCAGGGCGTGCAATCCACCCGCATCGGCGGCAGCGCCGAAATACGTGCCAAGATCGTCGCACTGACCGAGGCGTTCCAGCATGCCGGGTGA
- a CDS encoding mechanosensitive ion channel family protein, producing MNVLSTPWFYWAVAIAIGLPVGLIILTELHNSLVRRKSHLARQVGLLRNYLLPLGALLLLLVKASQIPAGDGTVRILTTLFGFLVLVLLLSALNATVFQSAPEDSWRKRLPTIFLDVARFALIGVGLAMILSYVWGVRVGGIFTALGVTSVVIGLMLQNSVGQIVSGLFMLFEQPFRIDDWLDTPTARGRVVEVNWRAVHIETGTGLRITPNSMLATTSFTNLSRPGGSHKCTITTKFAAADAPNQVCAMLTRIAGGLPQLKPGTIPETVALGGGEYRTTVRLRSPADDGAAQATFLPWVWYAARREELHLDESDDEFSTTERVWDALRTVVGPELRLSLTEQQSLVPYARVVRYGADEIVQHAGVVPKGMAFIIAGSVRLTATAEDGSVVPIGTLNQGAFLGLTALTRQPNPAGAVALEEMTALEIDREHLEHVVMNKPMLLQELGRLIDERQSKAQRVTGRERVG from the coding sequence ATGAATGTCCTGAGTACGCCGTGGTTTTACTGGGCTGTGGCCATCGCCATCGGATTACCGGTCGGGCTGATCATCCTCACCGAGTTGCACAACTCTCTCGTCCGCCGCAAGAGCCACCTGGCCCGGCAAGTCGGCCTGCTGCGTAACTATCTGCTGCCGCTGGGTGCCCTGCTGCTGCTCCTGGTGAAGGCGTCCCAGATCCCGGCCGGAGACGGCACGGTGCGAATCCTCACCACACTGTTCGGCTTCCTGGTGCTGGTATTGCTGTTGTCGGCGCTCAACGCCACGGTATTTCAGTCAGCGCCGGAAGACAGCTGGCGCAAGCGACTGCCCACCATCTTCCTCGACGTGGCCCGGTTCGCACTGATCGGCGTCGGCCTGGCGATGATCCTGTCCTACGTCTGGGGGGTCCGGGTCGGGGGCATATTCACCGCTTTGGGGGTGACCTCGGTTGTCATCGGCCTGATGCTGCAGAACTCCGTGGGCCAGATCGTGTCGGGGTTGTTCATGCTGTTCGAGCAGCCGTTCCGGATCGACGATTGGCTGGACACGCCCACCGCGCGGGGGCGAGTTGTGGAGGTGAACTGGCGCGCGGTGCACATCGAGACCGGAACCGGCTTGCGGATCACTCCGAACTCGATGCTGGCAACCACGTCGTTCACGAACTTGTCCCGCCCGGGTGGCTCGCACAAGTGCACGATCACCACGAAATTTGCCGCCGCCGACGCACCGAACCAGGTGTGTGCGATGCTGACCCGGATAGCCGGCGGGCTACCGCAACTCAAGCCCGGAACCATTCCGGAAACCGTCGCACTGGGCGGCGGCGAGTACCGCACCACGGTCCGGCTGAGATCACCCGCCGACGACGGTGCCGCACAGGCGACGTTCTTGCCGTGGGTCTGGTACGCGGCCCGACGGGAAGAGCTTCACCTTGACGAGTCCGACGACGAATTCTCGACGACCGAACGCGTGTGGGACGCGTTGCGCACGGTGGTCGGCCCGGAGTTGCGGCTTAGCCTGACCGAGCAGCAGTCATTGGTGCCCTACGCGAGGGTGGTGCGCTACGGCGCCGACGAGATCGTGCAGCACGCCGGCGTCGTTCCCAAGGGAATGGCCTTCATCATCGCCGGCAGCGTTCGCCTGACCGCGACGGCCGAGGACGGTTCGGTTGTCCCGATCGGCACCCTCAACCAGGGCGCGTTCTTGGGGTTGACCGCGCTGACCCGCCAACCCAACCCCGCCGGCGCGGTGGCGCTGGAGGAGATGACCGCACTCGAGATCGACCGCGAACACCTCGAGCACGTCGTCATGAACAAGCCGATGTTGCTGCAGGAGTTGGGCCGGCTCATCGACGAACGGCAAAGCAAGGCGCAGCGGGTGACCGGGCGTGAGCGGGTCGGTTGA
- a CDS encoding mechanosensitive ion channel family protein, with product MNIFGASWFYWAVSVALGLPVLIVILTELQHTLRRRGSHLARQISLLRNYLLPLGALLLLIVNSEGVPAHDNAVRILTTVFGFLVLVLLLSGLNATVFAAAPQGSWRKRLPVIFLDVARFVLIGAGLAVILSYVWGVRIGGLFTAVGVTSVVIGLMLQNSVGQIVSGLFMLFEQPFQIDDWLDTSTARGRIVEVNWRAVHIDTGSGLRITPNSVLASTPFTNLSRPAGGYQLAMKTTFSDADSPDRVCALLSRIAAELPQLHSGFIPTSEPLGGAEYCTTIGLRSPADESDARATFLRWIWYAARREKLHLDGADDDFSTTERLRDALKAVVGPALRLNDADQQTLLSHARLLRYGAGEIVQCAGEVPVEMMFVVTGLVRLTATADDGSVVPITTLEEGGFLGLTALTRQPNLSNAYAIDEVTTVEIGREHVEHLVMRQPLLLQDFGHILEERQSQVRQSLHREWFN from the coding sequence ATGAACATCTTCGGTGCCTCGTGGTTCTATTGGGCGGTCTCGGTCGCGCTGGGACTGCCGGTCCTGATCGTCATTCTCACCGAGTTGCAGCACACGTTGCGCCGCAGAGGAAGTCATCTCGCCAGGCAGATCAGCCTGCTGCGCAACTACTTGCTGCCGCTGGGCGCGCTGCTGCTGCTCATCGTGAATTCGGAGGGCGTCCCGGCCCACGACAACGCCGTCCGGATTCTCACCACGGTATTCGGTTTCCTGGTGCTGGTGCTGCTGTTATCCGGGCTCAATGCGACCGTCTTCGCCGCCGCGCCGCAAGGTTCGTGGCGCAAGCGGTTACCGGTGATCTTCCTGGACGTGGCCCGGTTCGTGCTCATCGGAGCCGGGCTGGCGGTGATCCTCTCCTATGTATGGGGTGTGCGGATCGGCGGACTGTTCACCGCCGTGGGTGTGACATCGGTCGTCATCGGCCTGATGTTGCAGAACTCCGTCGGCCAGATCGTGTCCGGCCTGTTCATGTTGTTCGAGCAGCCCTTTCAGATCGACGACTGGCTCGACACCAGCACCGCGCGCGGACGAATCGTCGAGGTGAACTGGCGCGCCGTCCACATCGACACCGGCAGCGGCCTGCGGATCACCCCGAACTCGGTGCTGGCCAGCACGCCGTTCACCAATCTGAGCCGGCCGGCGGGCGGCTACCAACTGGCGATGAAGACCACATTTTCCGACGCGGACTCGCCCGACCGGGTTTGTGCGTTGCTGTCGCGGATTGCCGCCGAGCTGCCGCAGCTCCACAGCGGTTTCATCCCCACCTCCGAGCCGCTCGGCGGCGCCGAGTACTGCACCACGATCGGCTTGCGGTCACCGGCTGACGAAAGTGACGCTCGAGCGACTTTTCTGCGGTGGATCTGGTATGCCGCGCGGCGGGAAAAGCTACACCTCGACGGCGCCGACGACGACTTCTCGACGACCGAGCGCCTGCGGGACGCCCTGAAAGCGGTGGTGGGACCGGCATTGCGGCTCAACGACGCTGACCAGCAGACGTTGCTGTCGCACGCGAGATTGCTGCGATACGGTGCCGGCGAAATCGTGCAATGCGCGGGCGAGGTGCCCGTGGAGATGATGTTCGTCGTCACCGGGCTGGTGCGGCTGACCGCAACGGCCGACGACGGATCGGTGGTGCCGATCACCACCCTGGAAGAAGGCGGGTTTCTGGGTCTGACCGCGCTGACCCGGCAGCCCAATCTCTCCAACGCCTACGCGATCGATGAGGTGACCACGGTGGAGATCGGTCGCGAGCACGTCGAGCATCTCGTGATGCGTCAACCG